One stretch of Clupea harengus chromosome 2, Ch_v2.0.2, whole genome shotgun sequence DNA includes these proteins:
- the ackr3a gene encoding atypical chemokine receptor 3a, whose product MNLEMAEIFPMYEDLNFTELNNTHWEICPPAIDRGTLLQAMCTLYVFIFIVGLAANALVVWVNVRAEHHRHETHLYILNLAVADLCVVATLPVWVSSLAQAGHWPFGQAACKLTHLIFSVNLFASIFFLACMSMDRYLSVTRFGDAPCRRKRLVRRLVCAGAWLLALVASMPDTYFLRAVKIPHADATHCCPMYPEESQQEWMASIQLSFVVLGFAVPFPVIAVSYALLASALSSSAASPTSSSAGDHERSLSRKVIFTYIVVFLLCWAPYHVVLLMDALVLLGTLPLTCAMENALYVGMNLTQCLSLLHCCVNPVVYSFIHRHYRYDLMKAFIFKYSTRTGIARLMDNSNGVETEYSAVENPSQL is encoded by the coding sequence ATGAACCTCGAAATGGCGGAAATCTTTCCCATGTATGAAGACCTGAACTTCACGGAACTGAATAACACACACTGGGAGATATGCCCGCCAGCGATTGACCGCGGCACCCTCCTTCAGGCCATGTGCACCCTCTACGTGTTCATCTTCATTGTGGGCCTGGCCGCCAACGCGCTGGTGGTGTGGGTGAACGTGCGTGCCGAACACCACCGCCACGAGACGCACCTGTACATCCTGAACCTGGCCGTGGCCGACCTGTGCGTCGTGGCCACGCTGCCGGTGTGGGTGAGCTCGCTTGCCCAGGCAGGCCATTGGCCATTCGGACAGGCCGCCTGCAAGCTCACGCACCTGATCTTCAGCGTCAACCTCTTCGCCAGCATCTTCTTCCTCGCTTGCATGAGCATGGACCGCTACCTGTCGGTGACGCGCTTCGGCGACGCGCCCTGCCGGCGAAAGAGGCTGGTGCGTCGCCTGGTCTGTGCGGGCGCCTGGCTTCTGGCTCTGGTCGCCTCCATGCCCGACACCTACTTCCTGCGGGCCGTGAAGATTCCACACGCCGACGCCACCCACTGCTGTCCCATGTATCCGGAGGAGAGCCAGCAAGAGTGGATGGCCTCCATCCAGCTCAGTTTCGTGGTGCTGGGCTTCGCCGTACCTTTCCCCGTCATCGCTGTCTCTTATGCGCTGCTGGCCAGTGCTCTGAGCTCCTCTGCCGCCTCCCCCACCTCGTCCTCTGCCGGTGACCACGAGCGCAGTCTGAGCCGAAAGGTCATCTTCACCTACATCGTGGTGTTCCTGCTCTGTTGGGCCCCCTACCACGTGGTCCTGCTGATGGACGCCCTGGTGCTGCTGGGCACCCTGCCGCTTACCTGCGCCATGGAGAACGCGCTCTACGTGGGCATGAACCTCACCCAGTGCCTGTCCCTGTTGCACTGCTGCGTCAACCCGGTGGTCTACAGCTTCATCCACCGCCACTACCGCTACGACCTCATGAAGGCATTCATCTTCAAGTACTCCACCAGGACGGGCATCGCTCGCCTCATGGACAACTCCAACGGCGTCGAGACAGAGTACTCAGCCGTGGAGAACCCCTCACAGCTGTGA